In Pyxidicoccus trucidator, a genomic segment contains:
- a CDS encoding M48 family metalloprotease, with product MYAFVVVALLVSQLAPGAEAPERFPYSAGLQAIHDRAFQAVEERRLDDAVADVEHLLAQAPENPRTFHLAGQLYVGQQKLGDTERALLRALELGLDGMRRADALSLLGATYYQLNRRAEAEPLLREALQLDERLPTANFYSALLALNRSDFERMREHARRITEVVPGSSEARILLASALASLGELDEAEAEVRRARELGGNEEHLRLVEAEISQLRWTRLAWGIPLGLGLFLGLGLLGTWVAGRVLSSVQLGQLRAEHVHLMRAEQTPSERRVDRLYSAVLWFASLLFYVSIPMMLTLTVAVAGGLIYAMFQLRFVSIKLLIIVALVGFGGFIAILRGLFFSTAEPDEGRRLAPDEAPELFRALAEVAEVAGARKVDRVMLFAGTSIGVREAGGRIQVLLGRGERILHLGLAALRGLTVSELKSILAHEYGHFAHGETRLTPIIGRIQTQVVRTMQSIQELSWAFVNPVFWFLRVYFFVYLQVTAGHGRRRELLADRLSALAYGGDTFGRALTKTIENGDAFHRGVGVAVGLREAGRPTKDLYRTIDVAARGTPPSLGALVREELFARPVDAYDSHPPPSERVQRVAGIPGRRMLDEAPALTLFADPVKLAEELGGEVLTHVDIALQEQGIAAPEPVASTEEEQDRLAEAIALHHGALALGERNHPDAYALLQESVARLEDAAGTQDPFLVPALTELSKVHVQHQDPVAARALLQRALGIVQARPGHEQQVDALNEMLQGLPTQQAA from the coding sequence ATGTACGCATTCGTCGTTGTCGCGCTCCTCGTCTCGCAGCTGGCGCCGGGAGCGGAGGCACCGGAGCGCTTTCCCTACAGCGCCGGGCTGCAGGCCATCCACGACCGGGCCTTCCAGGCGGTGGAGGAGAGGCGACTGGACGACGCCGTGGCCGACGTGGAGCACCTGCTCGCGCAGGCACCCGAGAACCCCCGGACGTTCCACCTGGCGGGCCAGCTCTACGTGGGGCAGCAGAAGCTCGGCGATACGGAGCGGGCCCTGCTGCGCGCGCTGGAGCTGGGCCTCGATGGGATGCGCCGCGCGGATGCGCTGTCCCTGCTCGGAGCCACCTACTACCAGCTCAACCGGCGCGCCGAAGCCGAACCCCTGCTCCGGGAGGCACTCCAGCTCGACGAGCGGCTACCAACGGCGAACTTCTACTCCGCGCTGCTCGCCCTGAATCGGTCCGACTTCGAGCGCATGCGCGAACACGCGCGTCGTATCACCGAGGTGGTGCCCGGCTCGAGCGAGGCGCGCATCCTCCTCGCCTCGGCCTTGGCCAGCCTGGGGGAGCTGGACGAAGCCGAGGCGGAGGTACGGCGGGCCCGGGAGCTTGGCGGGAACGAGGAGCATCTGCGCCTGGTCGAAGCGGAAATCTCCCAGCTGCGCTGGACGCGGCTCGCGTGGGGGATACCGCTGGGCCTGGGGCTGTTCCTCGGCCTGGGGCTCCTGGGAACGTGGGTGGCCGGCCGCGTGCTGTCGTCGGTGCAGCTCGGGCAGCTGCGAGCCGAGCACGTCCACCTGATGCGCGCGGAGCAGACGCCGTCCGAGCGGCGCGTGGACCGGCTCTACAGCGCGGTGCTCTGGTTCGCGTCGCTGCTGTTCTACGTGTCCATTCCGATGATGCTGACGCTGACGGTCGCCGTGGCGGGTGGGCTCATCTACGCGATGTTCCAGCTCCGGTTCGTCTCCATCAAGCTGCTCATCATCGTGGCCCTCGTCGGCTTCGGCGGCTTCATCGCCATCCTGCGAGGCCTCTTCTTCAGCACGGCAGAGCCCGACGAAGGCCGGAGGCTCGCCCCGGACGAGGCTCCCGAGCTGTTCCGGGCGCTGGCGGAGGTGGCGGAGGTGGCCGGGGCGCGCAAGGTGGACCGGGTGATGTTGTTCGCGGGCACCAGCATCGGCGTGCGCGAGGCGGGTGGACGCATCCAGGTGCTGCTCGGGCGGGGTGAGCGCATCCTCCACCTGGGCCTGGCGGCCCTGCGAGGCCTCACCGTGTCCGAGCTGAAGTCCATCCTCGCCCACGAGTACGGCCACTTCGCCCACGGGGAGACGCGCCTGACGCCCATCATCGGACGCATCCAGACGCAGGTGGTGCGGACGATGCAAAGCATCCAGGAGCTGAGCTGGGCCTTCGTCAACCCCGTGTTCTGGTTCCTGCGCGTCTACTTCTTCGTCTACCTCCAGGTGACCGCGGGCCATGGCCGCCGCCGCGAGCTGCTGGCCGACCGCCTCTCCGCGCTGGCCTACGGCGGGGACACCTTCGGCCGGGCGCTGACGAAGACGATTGAGAACGGGGATGCCTTCCACCGCGGGGTGGGCGTGGCGGTGGGTCTGCGAGAGGCGGGCCGCCCCACGAAGGACCTGTACCGCACCATCGACGTGGCGGCGCGCGGCACGCCGCCCTCGCTGGGCGCCCTGGTCCGCGAGGAGCTGTTCGCCCGTCCGGTGGATGCCTACGACTCGCACCCGCCCCCGTCGGAGCGCGTCCAGCGCGTGGCCGGCATCCCCGGGCGGCGCATGCTGGACGAGGCCCCGGCGCTGACGCTGTTCGCCGACCCGGTGAAGCTGGCCGAGGAGCTGGGCGGCGAGGTGCTGACCCACGTGGACATCGCGCTCCAGGAGCAGGGCATCGCCGCGCCGGAGCCCGTGGCCTCGACGGAGGAGGAGCAGGACCGGCTGGCGGAAGCCATCGCCCTGCACCACGGCGCGCTGGCACTGGGCGAGCGCAACCACCCGGACGCGTACGCCCTGCTCCAGGAGTCCGTGGCGCGCCTGGAGGATGCGGCGGGAACACAGGACCCCTTCCTCGTGCCCGCGCTCACGGAGCTGTCGAAGGTACACGTGCAGCACCAGGACCCGGTGGCCGCGCGCGCCCTGCTCCAGCGCGCCCTCGGCATCGTCCAGGCGCGTCCGGGCCACGAGCAGCAGGTGGACGCGCTCAACGAAATGCTCCAGGGGCTTCCCACCCAGCAGGCCGCGTGA
- a CDS encoding ELWxxDGT repeat protein: MPVCPTPRCAPALPVKDIAFGRRSGLPASFVDLGGTLSFSAMNRPYGRELWRSDGTAAGTALVKDINPGPEDGLQDFDDETGVANERVAVREGVLFFQADDGVHGRELWRSDGTEAGTVLVKDIQPGPDGSFLSGLLLVDGVLYFSAFDELHGRELWRSDGTEAGTWRVADIFPGPSDSRPDSLNVMGGTLFFEADDGVHGSELWRSDGTKAGTVLVKDIAPGEEGGGPFHLTVLGGTLFFTAFDTLHGRELWKSDGTEAGTVLVEDLNPGPEWSSPNGLIAVGGRVFLFARTPENGEEPWVSDGTEAGTFLVKDIYPGPEDSFPDFDIPRFRVGLGGVLMFDAEDGVRGIELWRSDGTEAGTVLVKDILPGPGNSTPAWLAEVAGVLVFSADDERGRDELWRSDGTEAGTYRLRAATGGPRHRGPRAFTVLGASVFFLAFDENMGGELWSLPLASLRECRTSTAAPTGRLGGGQETRLLADAKPQARGTGMLGFWAWFLGLPVLVVGTAWAWRRRGRPAWRLLTLLLLVLPGMLVGCTSADVSAGEARSEALEDEPETLENTAFMSTCKGAFQVRDIAACIEDSMPRELVDLKGTLFFAADDGSSGNELWRSNGTRGGTRRVDDIAPGAASGSPLGLTPVGDLLYFSADDGVHGRELWKSDDTAAGTRMVEDIIPGPEGSDPGELTVVDGKLFFLTRTPDFRTELWKSDGTRGGTTRVKGDGFPSQLVALGRLLLFAAYDPATGFELWRSNGTQAGTYLLADLVPGPGSGNPIFMTRVGSKVYFAANAGGENRELFVSDGTPGGTRLVKDIVPGSQGSYPEGFVGLGNTVFFTAYGPDFNPRLYKSDGTAEGTVQVGSVAPRSFSLVAAGRQVFFTNLLDGDDIELWRTDGTDAGTRRVKDIVPGPDGSEPQDLTAVGDWLFFTAFDASSGRELWRSDGTEAGTVRLTELAPGFLSPYVNGVTVSGSRVFFAADDTVTGEELWALPLACLPPSRR; this comes from the coding sequence GTGCCGGTCTGTCCGACGCCGCGCTGTGCGCCTGCCCTGCCGGTCAAGGACATCGCCTTCGGCCGGAGGTCGGGCCTTCCCGCCTCGTTCGTCGACCTGGGGGGCACGCTGTCCTTCAGCGCGATGAACCGCCCCTACGGCCGCGAGCTGTGGCGGAGCGACGGGACGGCCGCCGGCACTGCCCTGGTCAAGGACATCAATCCCGGCCCCGAGGATGGGCTGCAGGACTTCGATGACGAGACGGGAGTCGCCAACGAGCGGGTGGCGGTGAGGGAGGGAGTGCTCTTCTTCCAGGCCGACGATGGAGTGCATGGCCGTGAGCTGTGGCGGAGCGACGGGACGGAGGCGGGCACGGTGCTCGTCAAGGACATCCAACCGGGTCCGGACGGCTCGTTCCTCTCGGGGCTGCTGCTCGTGGACGGCGTCCTCTACTTCTCCGCGTTCGACGAGCTGCACGGCCGCGAGCTGTGGCGGAGCGATGGGACGGAGGCCGGCACCTGGCGGGTGGCCGACATCTTCCCGGGGCCCTCGGACTCGCGACCCGACTCGCTGAACGTCATGGGCGGCACGCTCTTCTTCGAGGCCGACGACGGTGTCCACGGCAGTGAGCTGTGGCGGAGCGACGGGACGAAGGCGGGCACGGTGCTCGTCAAGGACATCGCTCCCGGAGAAGAGGGCGGCGGCCCGTTCCACCTGACCGTGCTGGGCGGCACGTTGTTCTTCACCGCCTTCGACACGCTGCACGGCCGCGAGCTGTGGAAGAGCGACGGGACGGAGGCGGGCACGGTGCTCGTCGAGGACCTCAATCCCGGTCCCGAGTGGTCGAGCCCCAACGGCCTCATCGCCGTGGGCGGGCGCGTCTTCCTGTTCGCGCGTACTCCGGAGAACGGCGAGGAGCCGTGGGTCAGCGATGGGACGGAAGCAGGGACCTTCCTCGTCAAGGACATCTACCCCGGGCCCGAGGACTCGTTCCCCGACTTCGACATCCCCCGCTTTCGCGTGGGCCTGGGCGGCGTCCTGATGTTCGACGCGGAGGACGGAGTACGTGGCATCGAGCTGTGGCGGAGCGACGGGACGGAGGCGGGGACGGTGCTCGTCAAGGACATCCTCCCCGGCCCCGGGAACTCGACGCCGGCGTGGCTGGCGGAGGTGGCGGGAGTGCTGGTGTTCTCCGCTGACGACGAGCGGGGCCGTGACGAGCTGTGGCGGAGCGATGGGACGGAGGCCGGTACGTACCGGCTCCGCGCGGCGACCGGCGGGCCTCGCCACAGGGGACCTCGGGCCTTCACTGTCCTGGGCGCGTCCGTCTTCTTCCTGGCCTTCGATGAGAACATGGGAGGCGAGCTGTGGTCCCTGCCGTTGGCCTCGCTGCGTGAGTGCAGGACCTCTACGGCAGCGCCCACGGGCCGCCTGGGCGGTGGCCAGGAGACGCGCCTCCTCGCGGACGCCAAGCCGCAGGCGCGGGGGACCGGCATGCTCGGCTTCTGGGCGTGGTTCCTGGGCCTCCCCGTGCTCGTGGTGGGCACCGCGTGGGCGTGGCGGCGCCGGGGGCGACCGGCATGGCGGCTGCTGACACTGCTGCTGCTCGTCCTCCCCGGCATGCTGGTGGGTTGCACGTCCGCTGACGTCAGCGCCGGGGAGGCTCGGAGCGAGGCCCTGGAGGACGAGCCGGAGACGCTGGAGAACACCGCCTTCATGTCGACCTGCAAGGGGGCCTTCCAGGTCAGGGACATTGCCGCCTGCATCGAGGACTCCATGCCTCGGGAGCTGGTGGACCTGAAGGGGACGCTGTTCTTCGCCGCGGACGACGGGAGCTCCGGCAACGAGCTGTGGCGGAGCAATGGCACCCGGGGTGGCACCCGGCGCGTGGACGACATCGCCCCCGGGGCCGCCAGCGGGTCTCCGCTCGGGCTGACCCCGGTGGGCGACCTGCTCTACTTCTCCGCGGACGACGGGGTCCACGGGCGCGAGCTATGGAAGAGCGATGACACCGCTGCCGGGACGCGGATGGTGGAGGACATCATCCCCGGCCCCGAGGGCTCGGACCCGGGCGAGCTGACGGTGGTGGACGGCAAGCTCTTCTTCCTTACCCGGACGCCGGACTTCCGCACCGAGCTGTGGAAGAGCGATGGCACGCGGGGCGGGACGACCCGGGTGAAGGGGGACGGCTTCCCGTCGCAGCTCGTGGCACTGGGGCGGCTGCTCCTCTTCGCGGCGTATGACCCGGCGACCGGCTTCGAGCTGTGGCGGAGCAACGGGACCCAGGCCGGGACGTACCTGCTCGCGGACCTGGTGCCAGGGCCCGGCAGCGGGAACCCCATCTTCATGACGCGGGTGGGCAGCAAGGTGTACTTCGCCGCCAACGCCGGAGGGGAGAACCGGGAGCTGTTCGTCAGCGACGGGACGCCCGGGGGGACGCGGCTGGTGAAGGACATCGTCCCCGGCTCCCAGGGCTCCTATCCAGAGGGCTTCGTCGGGTTGGGCAACACGGTCTTCTTCACCGCCTATGGACCGGACTTCAATCCCCGGCTCTACAAGAGCGATGGGACGGCGGAGGGGACGGTGCAGGTGGGGAGCGTCGCCCCGCGGTCCTTCTCGCTGGTGGCCGCGGGCAGACAGGTCTTCTTCACCAACCTCCTGGACGGAGATGACATCGAGCTGTGGCGGACCGACGGCACCGACGCGGGGACGCGGAGGGTCAAGGACATCGTCCCCGGCCCCGATGGCTCGGAGCCTCAGGACCTGACGGCGGTGGGAGACTGGTTGTTCTTCACCGCCTTCGATGCGAGCTCGGGCCGCGAGCTGTGGCGGAGCGACGGCACGGAGGCGGGCACGGTGCGCCTCACGGAGCTCGCACCGGGCTTCCTGTCCCCATACGTGAATGGGGTCACTGTCTCGGGCTCGCGGGTGTTCTTCGCCGCGGATGACACCGTGACAGGGGAGGAGCTGTGGGCCCTGCCGCTGGCCTGCCTCCCGCCGTCACGGAGATGA
- a CDS encoding NAD-dependent protein deacetylase, with protein MTSPLDALPAPDATEGVDTLLRLLRGRRTVVLTGAGCSTESGIPDYRGPGTRARARNPIQHREFLTRPETRARYWARSLLGWPRFSSARPNAAHHALAALERNGHVPGLITQNVDRLHHAAGSSRVIELHGALARVRCLDCGAQEERAALQERLLALNPDFTHHVLELRPDGDAELSSELLSSFQVPACLRCGGTLKPDVVFFGDNVPLPTVEAAFSMVEEGDALLVVGSSLAIFSGYRFLVRASERRMPIAILNIGECRGVELADVRVEARAGDVLPRLAEALEQG; from the coding sequence ATGACCTCTCCGCTCGATGCCCTGCCTGCCCCGGATGCGACCGAGGGTGTGGACACCCTGCTCCGGCTGCTGAGGGGCCGCCGCACGGTGGTGCTCACCGGCGCCGGCTGCAGCACCGAGTCCGGCATCCCCGACTACCGGGGGCCGGGGACGCGGGCCCGGGCGCGCAACCCCATCCAGCACCGCGAGTTCCTCACCCGGCCGGAGACGCGGGCGCGCTACTGGGCGCGGAGTCTGCTCGGCTGGCCGCGCTTCTCGTCGGCCCGGCCGAACGCCGCGCACCATGCGCTGGCGGCGCTGGAGCGCAACGGGCACGTGCCGGGCCTCATCACCCAGAACGTGGACCGCCTGCACCACGCGGCGGGCAGCTCACGGGTCATCGAGCTGCACGGAGCGCTGGCGCGGGTGCGCTGTCTGGACTGTGGCGCTCAGGAGGAGCGGGCCGCCCTGCAGGAGCGGCTGCTGGCCCTCAACCCCGACTTCACGCACCACGTGCTGGAGCTGCGGCCGGACGGTGACGCGGAGCTGTCCTCGGAGCTGCTGTCGTCCTTCCAGGTCCCCGCGTGCCTGCGCTGTGGCGGGACGCTGAAGCCGGACGTGGTGTTCTTCGGCGACAACGTGCCGTTGCCCACGGTGGAGGCCGCGTTTTCGATGGTGGAGGAGGGCGACGCGCTGCTGGTGGTGGGCTCGTCGCTGGCCATCTTCTCCGGCTACCGCTTCCTGGTGCGCGCCTCCGAGCGCCGCATGCCCATCGCCATCCTCAACATCGGCGAGTGCCGGGGTGTGGAGCTGGCGGACGTGCGCGTGGAGGCGCGAGCCGGAGACGTGCTGCCCCGGCTCGCGGAGGCACTGGAGCAGGGCTGA
- a CDS encoding glutathione S-transferase family protein, translated as MITISAFKWVPPFAQGVVRDLRVRWALEEAGLPYEARLIDAEVQASSEYRALQPFGQVPVFEEDGLALFESGAIVLHIASRSEVLLPSDEASRARAVTWLFAALNSVENRVQQLAELDLFYPDQEWAKLRRPGLEKAVRRRLSELVAWLGDREYLEDRFTVGDLMMTTVLRILRHTDLLDAEPTLKAYKERCEARPAFQRALAAQMEPFQRRGT; from the coding sequence ATGATCACCATCAGCGCTTTCAAGTGGGTGCCGCCGTTCGCTCAGGGCGTGGTGCGCGACCTCCGGGTGCGGTGGGCGCTCGAGGAGGCCGGCCTCCCCTATGAAGCGAGGCTCATCGACGCCGAGGTCCAGGCGTCCTCCGAGTACCGTGCGCTCCAGCCCTTCGGGCAGGTGCCGGTGTTCGAGGAGGACGGGCTTGCCCTCTTCGAGTCGGGGGCCATCGTGCTCCACATCGCGTCCCGGAGCGAGGTGCTCCTCCCCTCCGACGAGGCCAGCCGGGCGCGTGCGGTGACGTGGCTGTTCGCGGCACTCAACTCGGTCGAGAACCGGGTCCAGCAACTCGCCGAACTCGACCTGTTCTACCCCGACCAGGAGTGGGCAAAGCTCCGCCGACCGGGTCTGGAGAAGGCCGTCAGGCGTCGGCTGTCGGAGCTCGTCGCGTGGCTCGGGGACCGCGAGTACCTGGAGGACCGCTTCACCGTTGGCGACCTGATGATGACGACGGTGCTCCGCATCCTCCGTCACACCGACCTGCTCGACGCCGAGCCCACGCTGAAGGCCTACAAGGAGCGGTGTGAGGCGCGGCCGGCGTTCCAGCGGGCGCTGGCCGCGCAGATGGAGCCGTTCCAGCGGCGCGGGACCTGA
- a CDS encoding transglycosylase SLT domain-containing protein — MTTIHNVSRGDRLSSIAARYNTTVEKLAQANNIADPNKIRTGQKLVIPDGFDQPTTAKTPTTTGGDKFATPSSKAASGPVRDDDGRTFPTSRDGTPMYKQGDDQWGSRRLGTGSSVGAAGCAMTATAMAVSKITGQTINPGEMDAYLDKNGGYSGNALNWGTAAKMGGLSAAKSPWNLDTINKQIDAGRPVVVGVDYRAGSNGGANGTDHWITITGRGSENGKPVYYANDPATGKEITLRPDGNRLSGGPSGYKTTGELVTFSGGNPKPGGRPPSDGGTTDGTTTKPPPDSKPKPGAVKGMALPGGDLEKGARGAEVEQLQKALVKGGYMTEAEMKTGPGIFGPRTEQALKEFQADNGVKNTGYYGPLTRAAFDKLGAKVGGGGAKVDGGDNKPGTTDGTTKPSTVKGNNDLSGFSSNKYDNLINEMSQKYKVPARLIKAVIQQESAFNPNATSGVGAKGLMQLMPATAKELGVTDRTDPRQSIEGGTKYLAQQLKTFKGDVTLALAAYNAGAGNVNKYGGVPPFKETQNYVKKITGWYNGTGPA, encoded by the coding sequence GTGACGACCATCCACAATGTCTCCCGAGGCGATCGTCTCAGCTCGATTGCCGCCCGGTACAACACCACCGTGGAGAAGTTGGCCCAGGCCAACAACATCGCGGACCCGAACAAGATTCGAACGGGCCAGAAGCTCGTCATCCCCGACGGCTTCGATCAGCCGACCACCGCCAAGACGCCCACCACCACGGGCGGCGACAAGTTCGCCACCCCGTCGTCGAAGGCTGCTTCGGGCCCGGTGCGCGACGACGATGGCCGCACCTTCCCGACCTCGCGCGACGGCACGCCGATGTACAAGCAGGGCGATGACCAGTGGGGCTCGCGCCGCCTGGGCACCGGCTCGAGCGTGGGCGCCGCGGGCTGCGCCATGACGGCCACCGCGATGGCCGTCAGCAAGATCACCGGGCAGACCATCAACCCCGGCGAGATGGACGCCTACCTCGACAAGAACGGTGGCTACTCCGGCAACGCGCTCAACTGGGGCACGGCGGCGAAGATGGGCGGGCTGAGCGCCGCCAAGTCGCCGTGGAACCTGGACACCATCAACAAGCAGATCGACGCGGGCCGCCCGGTCGTCGTGGGCGTGGACTACCGCGCGGGCAGCAACGGTGGCGCCAACGGCACCGACCACTGGATCACCATCACCGGCCGCGGCAGCGAGAACGGCAAGCCCGTCTACTACGCGAACGACCCGGCCACCGGGAAGGAGATCACCCTCCGCCCCGATGGCAACCGGCTGTCGGGCGGTCCGTCGGGCTACAAGACCACGGGTGAGCTGGTGACGTTCTCCGGCGGCAACCCGAAGCCGGGTGGCCGTCCGCCGAGCGATGGTGGCACCACGGATGGCACCACCACGAAGCCCCCGCCGGACAGCAAGCCGAAGCCTGGCGCCGTGAAGGGCATGGCGCTGCCGGGCGGCGACCTGGAGAAGGGCGCTCGCGGCGCCGAGGTGGAGCAGCTCCAGAAGGCGCTGGTGAAGGGCGGCTACATGACCGAGGCCGAGATGAAGACCGGCCCGGGCATCTTCGGCCCGCGCACCGAGCAGGCCCTGAAGGAGTTCCAGGCCGACAACGGCGTGAAGAACACCGGCTACTACGGCCCGCTGACCCGCGCGGCCTTCGACAAGCTGGGCGCGAAGGTGGGCGGTGGCGGAGCCAAGGTGGACGGCGGTGACAACAAGCCGGGCACCACGGACGGGACGACCAAGCCCAGCACGGTGAAGGGCAACAACGACCTGAGCGGCTTCTCGTCCAACAAGTACGACAACCTCATCAACGAGATGTCGCAGAAGTACAAGGTGCCCGCGCGCCTCATCAAGGCGGTCATCCAGCAGGAGTCCGCGTTCAACCCCAACGCCACCTCGGGCGTGGGCGCCAAGGGCCTGATGCAGCTCATGCCGGCCACCGCGAAGGAGCTGGGCGTCACGGACCGCACGGACCCGCGCCAGAGCATCGAGGGCGGCACCAAGTACCTGGCCCAGCAGCTCAAGACGTTCAAGGGCGACGTCACGCTGGCGCTCGCCGCGTACAACGCCGGCGCGGGCAACGTGAACAAGTACGGCGGCGTGCCTCCGTTCAAGGAGACGCAGAACTACGTGAAGAAGATCACCGGTTGGTACAACGGCACGGGTCCGGCGTAG
- a CDS encoding aldehyde dehydrogenase family protein, whose protein sequence is MSTHIVDNPFTGDVAASVEPTSPAQLDAVLEFARSASRALRAMSVEERVTLVLRACEAMEKRADAIARDITRQMGKPLSQARGEVGGMAGRLRHMASIAAESLADIVLPPKDGFERRIAKEPLGVVLDLPAWNYPLLTAVNAVAPAVLAGNAVVVKHSPRTPLCGEHFARAFAEAGAPEGTVQAIFLDYAATEKLVGDTRVDHVLFTGSVLGGHKMQAAARERFLHIGLELGGNDPAYVAPDCDFDKTVENIVDGAMYNAGQSCCAVERVYVHQSLYARFVDAVEPLVRAYVLGDPESDKTTLGPIAQPWHPAELHAFVQDATSQGAKLVCGGRPTQVNGKGRFFEPTLLRDVSADARVMREESFGPLLPIASVSSDEEALARMNASSLGLTASVWTSDRERADRLARRLEAGTVYMNRCDSLDPALPWSGVKDSGRGVTLSALGFDSLTRPKSLHYRLRF, encoded by the coding sequence ATGAGCACACACATCGTCGACAACCCCTTCACTGGCGACGTCGCCGCCTCGGTGGAACCCACCTCCCCTGCCCAACTGGACGCCGTGCTGGAGTTCGCCCGGAGCGCCTCGCGCGCGCTCCGCGCGATGAGCGTGGAGGAGCGTGTGACGCTCGTGCTGCGCGCCTGCGAGGCGATGGAGAAGCGCGCGGACGCCATCGCCCGCGACATCACCCGGCAGATGGGCAAGCCGCTCTCACAGGCACGCGGCGAGGTCGGCGGCATGGCGGGACGGCTGCGCCACATGGCGTCGATTGCAGCCGAGTCGCTCGCGGACATCGTCCTCCCGCCGAAGGACGGCTTCGAGCGGCGGATTGCGAAGGAGCCGCTCGGCGTGGTGCTGGACCTGCCCGCGTGGAACTACCCGCTGCTCACGGCGGTGAACGCGGTGGCGCCGGCGGTGCTGGCGGGCAACGCCGTGGTGGTGAAGCACTCGCCGCGCACGCCGCTGTGTGGCGAGCACTTCGCCCGCGCCTTCGCGGAAGCGGGCGCGCCCGAGGGCACGGTGCAGGCCATCTTCCTGGACTACGCGGCGACGGAGAAGCTCGTCGGGGACACGCGGGTGGACCACGTGCTCTTCACCGGCTCGGTACTGGGCGGGCACAAGATGCAGGCGGCGGCGAGGGAGCGCTTCCTCCACATCGGCCTGGAGCTGGGCGGCAATGACCCGGCCTACGTCGCGCCGGACTGCGACTTCGACAAGACGGTGGAGAACATCGTCGACGGCGCCATGTACAACGCGGGGCAGAGCTGCTGCGCGGTGGAGCGCGTGTACGTGCACCAGTCGCTCTACGCTCGCTTCGTGGATGCCGTCGAGCCGCTGGTGCGCGCGTACGTGCTCGGGGACCCGGAGTCGGACAAGACGACGCTCGGCCCCATCGCCCAGCCGTGGCACCCGGCCGAGCTGCACGCCTTCGTCCAGGACGCCACCAGCCAGGGCGCGAAGCTCGTGTGCGGAGGCCGTCCGACGCAGGTGAATGGGAAGGGACGCTTCTTCGAGCCGACGCTGCTCCGGGACGTGAGCGCCGACGCCCGGGTGATGCGCGAGGAGTCCTTCGGGCCGCTGCTGCCCATTGCCTCCGTCAGCTCGGACGAGGAGGCGCTGGCGCGGATGAACGCGTCCAGCCTGGGCCTCACCGCCAGCGTGTGGACGTCCGACCGCGAGCGCGCCGACCGCCTGGCGCGGCGGCTGGAGGCCGGCACCGTCTACATGAACCGCTGCGACTCGCTGGACCCCGCGCTGCCGTGGAGCGGCGTGAAGGACTCCGGGCGCGGCGTGACGCTGAGCGCGCTCGGCTTCGACTCGCTGACGCGCCCGAAGTCCCTGCACTACCGCCTGCGCTTCTGA
- a CDS encoding class I SAM-dependent methyltransferase: MSSPDEPSAPPRRYHDEPLILIVRHLRDALGAGRARIEVPDPDLGRGHYPGERVGPGGGLVHRPLRSWCDLAEGLSCRLLTPRAVDGTHVALTFERLGAEAAWHAGGGASEEAPPPQERYGAASEFARVRKLEDAGFLLPWLEALGRIHLPPGARVLDLGVNRGDELAAFAWLEGAPDVTFVGVDHGASALAEARARFPDARHSFVLADLNALPAGLGRFSLVLSVGTLQSPGVDDHALLRRLVQEHLEPRASLVLGFPNSRFRDGEVVYGARVRNLREPDLSLLVKDLSFYRRYLHQHGFRTFLGGKYDLLLTAVRGGASPSRTDSEPLD; encoded by the coding sequence ATGTCGAGCCCCGACGAGCCCTCCGCGCCCCCGCGCCGCTACCACGACGAGCCGCTCATCCTCATCGTCCGTCACCTGCGAGACGCGCTCGGTGCTGGCCGCGCGCGCATCGAGGTGCCCGACCCGGACCTGGGACGTGGGCACTACCCGGGTGAGCGCGTGGGGCCCGGGGGCGGCCTCGTCCACCGCCCCCTGCGGAGCTGGTGTGACCTGGCCGAGGGCCTCTCGTGCCGGCTGCTCACCCCGCGCGCGGTGGATGGCACCCACGTGGCGCTCACCTTCGAGCGGCTCGGTGCGGAGGCGGCCTGGCATGCGGGCGGGGGCGCGTCGGAAGAAGCGCCTCCGCCGCAGGAGCGCTATGGCGCCGCCTCCGAGTTCGCCCGGGTGCGCAAGCTGGAGGACGCGGGCTTCCTGCTGCCCTGGCTGGAGGCGCTCGGGCGCATCCACCTGCCCCCGGGGGCGAGGGTGCTGGACCTGGGCGTGAATCGCGGTGACGAATTGGCCGCCTTCGCGTGGCTGGAAGGCGCCCCGGACGTCACCTTCGTCGGCGTGGACCATGGCGCCAGCGCGCTCGCCGAGGCGCGGGCCCGCTTCCCCGACGCGCGGCACAGTTTCGTGCTCGCGGACCTCAATGCCCTGCCTGCCGGGCTGGGGCGCTTCAGCCTCGTGCTGTCGGTGGGCACGCTGCAGAGCCCCGGCGTGGACGACCATGCGCTGCTGCGCCGGCTCGTGCAGGAGCACCTGGAGCCACGGGCCTCGCTGGTGCTCGGCTTCCCCAACTCGCGTTTCCGGGATGGGGAAGTGGTCTACGGCGCGCGCGTGCGCAACCTTCGCGAGCCGGACCTGTCACTGCTGGTGAAGGACCTGTCCTTCTACCGTCGCTACCTGCACCAGCACGGCTTCCGCACCTTCCTCGGGGGCAAGTATGACCTGCTGCTCACAGCCGTGCGGGGCGGTGCCAGTCCTTCCAGGACGGACTCCGAGCCCCTGGATTGA